Proteins encoded within one genomic window of Macaca fascicularis isolate 582-1 chromosome 16, T2T-MFA8v1.1:
- the MINK1 gene encoding misshapen-like kinase 1 isoform X9: MGDPAPARSLDDIDLSALRDPAGIFELVEVVGNGTYGQVYKGRHVKTGQLAAIKVMDVTEDEEEEIKQEINMLKKYSHHRNIATYYGAFIKKSPPGNDDQLWLVMEFCGAGSVTDLVKNTKGNALKEDCIAYICREILRGLAHLHAHKVIHRDIKGQNVLLTENAEVKLVDFGVSAQLDRTVGRRNTFIGTPYWMAPEVIACDENPDATYDYRSDIWSLGITAIEMAEGAPPLCDMHPMRALFLIPRNPPPRLKSKKWSKKFIDFIDTCLIKTYLSRPPTEQLLKFPFIRDQPTERQVRIQLKDHIDRSRKKRGEKEETEYEYSGSEEEDDSHGEEGEPSSIMNVPGESTLRREFLRLQQENKSNSEALKQQQQLQQQQQRDPEAHIKHLLHQRQRRIEEQKEERRRVEEQQRREREQRKLQEKEQQRRLEDMQVLRREEERRQAEREQEYKRKQLEEQRQSERLQRQLQQEHAYLKSLQQQQQQQQLQKQQQQQLLPGDRKPLYHYGRGMNPADKPAWAREVEERTRMNKQQNSPLAKSKPSSTGPEPSIPQASPGPAGPLSQTPPMQRPVEPQEGPHKSLVAHRVPLKPYAAPVPRSQSLQDQPTRNLAAFPASHDPDPAIPAPTATPSARGAVIRQNSDPTSEGPGPSPNPPAWVRPDNEAPPKVPQRTSSIATALNTSGAGGSRPAQAVRARPRSNSAWQIYLQRRAERGTPKPPGPPAQPPGPPNASSNPDLRRSDPGWERSDSVLPASHGHLPQAGSLERNRVGASSKLDSSPVLSPGNKAKPDDHRSRPGRPASYKRAIGEDFVLLKERTLDEAPRPPKKAMDYSSSSEEVESSEDDEEEGEGGPSEGSRDTPGGRDGDTDSVSTMVVHDVEEITGTQPPYGGGTMVVQRTPEEERNLLHADSNGYTNLPDVVQPSHSPTENSKGQSPPSKDGSSDYQSRGLVKAPGKSSFTMFVDLGIYQPGGSGDTIPITALVGGEGTRLDQLQYDVRKGSVVNVNPTNTRAHSETPEIRKYKKRFNSEILCAALWGVNLLVGTENGLMLLDRSGQGKVYGLIGRRRFQQMDVLEGLNLLITISGKRNKLRVYYLSWLRNKILHNDPEVEKKQGWTTVGDMEGCGHYRVVKYERIKFLVIALKSSVEVYAWAPKPYHKFMAFKSFADLPHRPLLVDLTVEEGQRLKVIYGSSAGFHAVDVDSGNSYDIYIPVHIQSQITPHAIIFLPNTDGMEMLLCYEDEGVYVNTYGRIIKDVVLQWGEMPTSVAYICSNQIMGWGEKAIEIRSVETGHLDGVFMHKRAQRLKFLCERNDKVFFASVRSGGSSQVYFMTLNRNCIMNW, translated from the exons GACCCTGCTGGGATCTTTGAGCTTGTGGAGGTGGTCGGCAATGGAACCTACGGACAGGTGTACAAG GGTCGGCATGTCAAGACTGGGCAGCTGGCTGCCATCAAGGTCATGGATGTCACCGAG GATGAGGAAGAAGAGATCAAACAGGAGATCAACATGCTGAAAAAATACTCTCATCACCGCAACATTGCCACCTACTATGGAGCCTTCATCAAGAAGAGCCCCCCGGGAAACGATGACCAGCTCTGG CTGGTGATGGAGTTCTGTGGTGCTGGTTCAGTGACTGACCTGGTGAAGAACACGAAAGGAAACGCCCTGAAGGAGGACTGTATCGCCTACATCTGCAGGGAGATCCTCAGG GGTCTGGCCCATCTCCATGCCCACAAGGTCATCCATCGAGACATCAAGGGGCAGAATGTGCTGCTGACAGAGAATGCTGAGGTCAAGCTAG TGGATTTTGGGGTGAGTGCTCAGCTGGACCGCACCGTGGGCAGACGGAACACTTTCATTGGGACTCCCTACTGGATGGCTCCAGAGGTCATCGCCTGTGATGAGAACCCCGATGCCACCTACGATTACAGG AGTGACATTTGGTCTCTAGGAATCACAGCCATCGAGATGGCAGAGGGAGCCCCCC CTCTGTGTGACATGCACCCCATGCGGGCCCTCTTCCTCATTCCTCGGAACCCTCCGCCCAGACTCAAGTCCAAGAAGTG GTCTAAGAAGTTCATTGACTTCATTGACACATGTCTCATCAAGACTTACCTGAGCCGCCCACCCACGGAGCAGCTGCTGAAGTTTCCCTTCATCCGGGACCAGCCCACGGAGCGGCAGGTCCGCATCCAGCTTAAGGACCACATTGACCGATCCCGGAAGAAGCGGGGTGAGAAAG AGGAGACAGAATATGAGTACAGCGGCAGCGAGGAGGAAGACGACAGCCATGGAGAGGAAGGAGAGCCAAG CTCCATCATGAACGTGCCTGGAGAGTCGACTCTACGCCGGGAATTTCTCCGCCTCCAGCAGGAAAATAAGAGCAACTCAGAGGCTttaaaacagcagcagcagctgcagcagcagcagcagcgagACCCCGAGGCACACATCAAACACCTGCTGCACCAGCGGCAGAGGCGCATAGAGGAGCAGAAGGAGGAGCGGCGCCGCGTGGAGGAG CAACAGCGGCGGGAGCGGGAGCAGCGGAAGCTGCAGGAGAAGGAGCAGCAGCGGCGGCTGGAGGACATGCAGGTTCTGCGGCGGGAGGAGGAGCGGCGGCAGGCGGAGCGCGAGCAG GAATACAAGCGGAAGCAGCTGGAGGAGCAGCGGCAGTCAGAGCGTCTCCAGAGGcagctgcagcaggagcatgCCTACCTCAAGTCcctgcagcagcagcaacagcagcagcagcttcagaaacagcagcagcagcagctcctgcCCGGGGACAGGAAGCCCCTGTACCATTATGGTCGGGGCATGAATCCCGCTGACAAACCAGCCTGGGCCCGAGAG GTAGAAGAGAGAACAAGGATGAACAAGCAGCAGAACTCTCCCTTGGCCAAGAGCAAGCCAAGCAGCACGGGGCCTGAGCCCTCCATCCCCCAGGCCTCCCCCGGGCCTGCAGGACCCCTTTCCCAGACTCCTCCTATGCAGAGGCCGGTGGAGCCCCAGGAGGGACCGCACAAG AGCCTGGTGGCGCACCGGGTCCCACTGAAGCCATATGCAGCACCTGTGCCCCGATCCCAGTCCCTGCAGGACCAGCCCACCCGAAACCTGGCTGCCTTCCCAGCCTCCCATGACCCCGACCCTGCCATCCCTGCACCCACTGCCACGCCCAGTGCCCGAGGAGCTGTCATCCGCCAGAATTCAGACCCCACCTCTGAAGGACCTGGCCCCAGCCCGAACCCCCCAGCCTGGGTCCGCCCAGATAACGAGGCCCCACCCAAG GTGCCTCAGAGGACCTCATCTATCGCCACTGCCCTTAACACCAGTGGGGCCGGAGGATCCCGGCCAGCCCAGGCAGTCCGTGCCAG ACCTCGCAGCAACTCCGCCTGGCAAATCTATCTGCAAAGGCGGGCAGAGCGGGGCACCCCAAAGCCTCCAGGGCCCCCTGCTCAGCCCCCTGGCCCGCCCAACGCCTCTAG TAACCCCGACCTCAGGAGGAGCGACCCTGGCTGGGAACGCTCGGACAGTGTCCTCCCGGCCTCGCACGGGCACCTCCCCCAGGCCGGCTCACTGGAGCGGAACCGCGTGGGAG CCTCCTCCAAACTGGACAGCTCCCCAGTGCTCTCTCCTGGGAATAAAGCCAAGCCCGATGACCACCGCTCGCGGCCAGGCCGGCCCGCA AGCTATAAGCGAGCAATTGGTGAG GACTTCGTGTTGCTGAAAGAGCGGACCCTGGACGAggcccctcggcctcccaagaaggCCATGGACTACTCATCGTCCAGCGAGGAGGTGGAGAGCAGTGAGGATGACGAGGAGGAAGGCGAAGGCGGGCCATCAGAGGGGAGCAGAGACACCCCTGGGGGCCG CGATGGGGATACAGACAGCGTCAGCACCATGGTGGTCCACGACGTCGAGGAGATCACCGGGACCCAGCCCCCATACGGGGGCGGCACCATGGTGGTCCAGCGT ACCCCTGAAGAGGAGCGGAACCTGCTGCATGCTGACAGCAACGGGTATACAAACCTGCCTGACGTGGTGCAGCCCAGCCACTCACCCACCGAGAACAGCAAAGGCCAAAGCCCGCCCTCGAAGGATGGGAGCAGTGAC TACCAGTCTCGTGGGCTGGTAAAGGCCCCTGGCAAGAGCTCGTTCACGATGTTTGTGGATTTAGGGATCTACCAGCCTGGAGGCAGTGGGGACACCATCCCCATCACAG CCCTAGTGGGTGGAGAGGGCACTCGGCTCGACCAGCTGCAGTACGACGTGAGGAAGGGCTCTGTGGTCAACGTGAATCCCACCAACACCCGGGCCCACAGTGAGACCCCTGAGATCCGGAAGTACAAGAAGCGATTCAACTCTGAGATCCTGTGTGCAGCCCTTTGGG GGGTCAACCTGCTGGTGGGCACGGAGAACGGGCTGATGTTGCTGGACCGAAGTGGGCAGGGCAAGGTGTACGGACTCATTGGGCGGCGACGCTTCCAGCAGATGGACGTGCTGGAGGGGCTCAACCTGCTCATCACCATCTCAG GGAAAAGGAACAAACTGCGGGTGTATTACCTGTCTTGGCTCCGGAACAAGATTCTGCACAATGACCCAGAGGTGGAGAAGAAGCAGGGCTGGACCACCGTCGGGGACATGGAGGGCTGCGGGCACTACCGTGTCG TGAAATACGAGCGGATTAAGTTCCTGGTCATCGCCCTCAAGAGCTCCGTGGAGGTGTACGCCTGGGCCCCGAAACCCTACCACAAATTCATGGCCTTCAAG TCCTTTGCCGACCTCCCTCACCGCCCTCTGCTGGTCGACCTGACAGTAGAGGAGGGGCAGCGGCTCAAGGTCATCTATGGCTCCAGTGCTGGCTTCCATGCTGTGGATGTCGACTCGGGGAACAGCTATGACATCTACATCCCTGTGCAC ATCCAGAGCCAGATCACGCCCCATGCCATCATTTTCCTCCCCAACACCGACGGCATGGAGATGCTGCTGTGCTACGAGGACGAGGGTGTCTACGTCAACACGTACGGGCGGATCATTAAGGATGTGGTGCTGCAGTGGGGAGAGATGCCCACCTCTGTGG CCTACATCTGCTCCAACCAGATAATGGGCTGGGGTGAGAAAGCCATTGAGATCCGCTCTGTGGAGACGGGCCACCTGGACGGGGTCTTCATGCACAAACGAGCCCAGAGGCTCAAGTTCCTGTGTGAGCGGAATGACAAG GTGTTTTTTGCCTCAGTCCGCTCTGGGGGCAGCAGCCAAGTTTACTTCATGACTCTGAACCGTAACTGCATCATGAACTGGTGA
- the MINK1 gene encoding misshapen-like kinase 1 isoform X21, producing the protein MGDPAPARSLDDIDLSALRDPAGIFELVEVVGNGTYGQVYKGRHVKTGQLAAIKVMDVTEDEEEEIKQEINMLKKYSHHRNIATYYGAFIKKSPPGNDDQLWLVMEFCGAGSVTDLVKNTKGNALKEDCIAYICREILRGLAHLHAHKVIHRDIKGQNVLLTENAEVKLVDFGVSAQLDRTVGRRNTFIGTPYWMAPEVIACDENPDATYDYRSDIWSLGITAIEMAEGAPPLCDMHPMRALFLIPRNPPPRLKSKKWSKKFIDFIDTCLIKTYLSRPPTEQLLKFPFIRDQPTERQVRIQLKDHIDRSRKKREETEYEYSGSEEEDDSHGEEGEPSSIMNVPGESTLRREFLRLQQENKSNSEALKQQQQLQQQQQRDPEAHIKHLLHQRQRRIEEQKEERRRVEEQQRREREQRKLQEKEQQRRLEDMQVLRREEERRQAEREQEYIRHRLEEEQRQLEILQQQLLQEQALLLEYKRKQLEEQRQSERLQRQLQQEHAYLKSLQQQQQQQQLQKQQQQQLLPGDRKPLYHYGRGMNPADKPAWAREVEERTRMNKQQNSPLAKSKPSSTGPEPSIPQASPGPAGPLSQTPPMQRPVEPQEGPHKSLVAHRVPLKPYAAPVPRSQSLQDQPTRNLAAFPASHDPDPAIPAPTATPSARGAVIRQNSDPTSEGPGPSPNPPAWVRPDNEAPPKVPQRTSSIATALNTSGAGGSRPAQAVRASNPDLRRSDPGWERSDSVLPASHGHLPQAGSLERNRVGASSKLDSSPVLSPGNKAKPDDHRSRPGRPADFVLLKERTLDEAPRPPKKAMDYSSSSEEVESSEDDEEEGEGGPSEGSRDTPGGRDGDTDSVSTMVVHDVEEITGTQPPYGGGTMVVQRTPEEERNLLHADSNGYTNLPDVVQPSHSPTENSKGQSPPSKDGSSDYQSRGLVKAPGKSSFTMFVDLGIYQPGGSGDTIPITALVGGEGTRLDQLQYDVRKGSVVNVNPTNTRAHSETPEIRKYKKRFNSEILCAALWGVNLLVGTENGLMLLDRSGQGKVYGLIGRRRFQQMDVLEGLNLLITISGKRNKLRVYYLSWLRNKILHNDPEVEKKQGWTTVGDMEGCGHYRVVKYERIKFLVIALKSSVEVYAWAPKPYHKFMAFKSFADLPHRPLLVDLTVEEGQRLKVIYGSSAGFHAVDVDSGNSYDIYIPVHIQSQITPHAIIFLPNTDGMEMLLCYEDEGVYVNTYGRIIKDVVLQWGEMPTSVAYICSNQIMGWGEKAIEIRSVETGHLDGVFMHKRAQRLKFLCERNDKVFFASVRSGGSSQVYFMTLNRNCIMNW; encoded by the exons GACCCTGCTGGGATCTTTGAGCTTGTGGAGGTGGTCGGCAATGGAACCTACGGACAGGTGTACAAG GGTCGGCATGTCAAGACTGGGCAGCTGGCTGCCATCAAGGTCATGGATGTCACCGAG GATGAGGAAGAAGAGATCAAACAGGAGATCAACATGCTGAAAAAATACTCTCATCACCGCAACATTGCCACCTACTATGGAGCCTTCATCAAGAAGAGCCCCCCGGGAAACGATGACCAGCTCTGG CTGGTGATGGAGTTCTGTGGTGCTGGTTCAGTGACTGACCTGGTGAAGAACACGAAAGGAAACGCCCTGAAGGAGGACTGTATCGCCTACATCTGCAGGGAGATCCTCAGG GGTCTGGCCCATCTCCATGCCCACAAGGTCATCCATCGAGACATCAAGGGGCAGAATGTGCTGCTGACAGAGAATGCTGAGGTCAAGCTAG TGGATTTTGGGGTGAGTGCTCAGCTGGACCGCACCGTGGGCAGACGGAACACTTTCATTGGGACTCCCTACTGGATGGCTCCAGAGGTCATCGCCTGTGATGAGAACCCCGATGCCACCTACGATTACAGG AGTGACATTTGGTCTCTAGGAATCACAGCCATCGAGATGGCAGAGGGAGCCCCCC CTCTGTGTGACATGCACCCCATGCGGGCCCTCTTCCTCATTCCTCGGAACCCTCCGCCCAGACTCAAGTCCAAGAAGTG GTCTAAGAAGTTCATTGACTTCATTGACACATGTCTCATCAAGACTTACCTGAGCCGCCCACCCACGGAGCAGCTGCTGAAGTTTCCCTTCATCCGGGACCAGCCCACGGAGCGGCAGGTCCGCATCCAGCTTAAGGACCACATTGACCGATCCCGGAAGAAGCGGG AGGAGACAGAATATGAGTACAGCGGCAGCGAGGAGGAAGACGACAGCCATGGAGAGGAAGGAGAGCCAAG CTCCATCATGAACGTGCCTGGAGAGTCGACTCTACGCCGGGAATTTCTCCGCCTCCAGCAGGAAAATAAGAGCAACTCAGAGGCTttaaaacagcagcagcagctgcagcagcagcagcagcgagACCCCGAGGCACACATCAAACACCTGCTGCACCAGCGGCAGAGGCGCATAGAGGAGCAGAAGGAGGAGCGGCGCCGCGTGGAGGAG CAACAGCGGCGGGAGCGGGAGCAGCGGAAGCTGCAGGAGAAGGAGCAGCAGCGGCGGCTGGAGGACATGCAGGTTCTGCGGCGGGAGGAGGAGCGGCGGCAGGCGGAGCGCGAGCAG GAATATATTCGTCACAGGCTAGAGGAGGAGCAGCGACAGCTCGAGATCCTTCAGCAACAGCTGCTCCAGGAACAGGCCCTGCTGCTG GAATACAAGCGGAAGCAGCTGGAGGAGCAGCGGCAGTCAGAGCGTCTCCAGAGGcagctgcagcaggagcatgCCTACCTCAAGTCcctgcagcagcagcaacagcagcagcagcttcagaaacagcagcagcagcagctcctgcCCGGGGACAGGAAGCCCCTGTACCATTATGGTCGGGGCATGAATCCCGCTGACAAACCAGCCTGGGCCCGAGAG GTAGAAGAGAGAACAAGGATGAACAAGCAGCAGAACTCTCCCTTGGCCAAGAGCAAGCCAAGCAGCACGGGGCCTGAGCCCTCCATCCCCCAGGCCTCCCCCGGGCCTGCAGGACCCCTTTCCCAGACTCCTCCTATGCAGAGGCCGGTGGAGCCCCAGGAGGGACCGCACAAG AGCCTGGTGGCGCACCGGGTCCCACTGAAGCCATATGCAGCACCTGTGCCCCGATCCCAGTCCCTGCAGGACCAGCCCACCCGAAACCTGGCTGCCTTCCCAGCCTCCCATGACCCCGACCCTGCCATCCCTGCACCCACTGCCACGCCCAGTGCCCGAGGAGCTGTCATCCGCCAGAATTCAGACCCCACCTCTGAAGGACCTGGCCCCAGCCCGAACCCCCCAGCCTGGGTCCGCCCAGATAACGAGGCCCCACCCAAG GTGCCTCAGAGGACCTCATCTATCGCCACTGCCCTTAACACCAGTGGGGCCGGAGGATCCCGGCCAGCCCAGGCAGTCCGTGCCAG TAACCCCGACCTCAGGAGGAGCGACCCTGGCTGGGAACGCTCGGACAGTGTCCTCCCGGCCTCGCACGGGCACCTCCCCCAGGCCGGCTCACTGGAGCGGAACCGCGTGGGAG CCTCCTCCAAACTGGACAGCTCCCCAGTGCTCTCTCCTGGGAATAAAGCCAAGCCCGATGACCACCGCTCGCGGCCAGGCCGGCCCGCA GACTTCGTGTTGCTGAAAGAGCGGACCCTGGACGAggcccctcggcctcccaagaaggCCATGGACTACTCATCGTCCAGCGAGGAGGTGGAGAGCAGTGAGGATGACGAGGAGGAAGGCGAAGGCGGGCCATCAGAGGGGAGCAGAGACACCCCTGGGGGCCG CGATGGGGATACAGACAGCGTCAGCACCATGGTGGTCCACGACGTCGAGGAGATCACCGGGACCCAGCCCCCATACGGGGGCGGCACCATGGTGGTCCAGCGT ACCCCTGAAGAGGAGCGGAACCTGCTGCATGCTGACAGCAACGGGTATACAAACCTGCCTGACGTGGTGCAGCCCAGCCACTCACCCACCGAGAACAGCAAAGGCCAAAGCCCGCCCTCGAAGGATGGGAGCAGTGAC TACCAGTCTCGTGGGCTGGTAAAGGCCCCTGGCAAGAGCTCGTTCACGATGTTTGTGGATTTAGGGATCTACCAGCCTGGAGGCAGTGGGGACACCATCCCCATCACAG CCCTAGTGGGTGGAGAGGGCACTCGGCTCGACCAGCTGCAGTACGACGTGAGGAAGGGCTCTGTGGTCAACGTGAATCCCACCAACACCCGGGCCCACAGTGAGACCCCTGAGATCCGGAAGTACAAGAAGCGATTCAACTCTGAGATCCTGTGTGCAGCCCTTTGGG GGGTCAACCTGCTGGTGGGCACGGAGAACGGGCTGATGTTGCTGGACCGAAGTGGGCAGGGCAAGGTGTACGGACTCATTGGGCGGCGACGCTTCCAGCAGATGGACGTGCTGGAGGGGCTCAACCTGCTCATCACCATCTCAG GGAAAAGGAACAAACTGCGGGTGTATTACCTGTCTTGGCTCCGGAACAAGATTCTGCACAATGACCCAGAGGTGGAGAAGAAGCAGGGCTGGACCACCGTCGGGGACATGGAGGGCTGCGGGCACTACCGTGTCG TGAAATACGAGCGGATTAAGTTCCTGGTCATCGCCCTCAAGAGCTCCGTGGAGGTGTACGCCTGGGCCCCGAAACCCTACCACAAATTCATGGCCTTCAAG TCCTTTGCCGACCTCCCTCACCGCCCTCTGCTGGTCGACCTGACAGTAGAGGAGGGGCAGCGGCTCAAGGTCATCTATGGCTCCAGTGCTGGCTTCCATGCTGTGGATGTCGACTCGGGGAACAGCTATGACATCTACATCCCTGTGCAC ATCCAGAGCCAGATCACGCCCCATGCCATCATTTTCCTCCCCAACACCGACGGCATGGAGATGCTGCTGTGCTACGAGGACGAGGGTGTCTACGTCAACACGTACGGGCGGATCATTAAGGATGTGGTGCTGCAGTGGGGAGAGATGCCCACCTCTGTGG CCTACATCTGCTCCAACCAGATAATGGGCTGGGGTGAGAAAGCCATTGAGATCCGCTCTGTGGAGACGGGCCACCTGGACGGGGTCTTCATGCACAAACGAGCCCAGAGGCTCAAGTTCCTGTGTGAGCGGAATGACAAG GTGTTTTTTGCCTCAGTCCGCTCTGGGGGCAGCAGCCAAGTTTACTTCATGACTCTGAACCGTAACTGCATCATGAACTGGTGA